One region of Chryseobacterium sp. SORGH_AS_0447 genomic DNA includes:
- a CDS encoding superinfection immunity protein — MFNPFKPFLAAYINYLNFIPSYFIPTFVAFSRKKANTGAIFALNLFLGWALVGWVGALIWALSNEKSNQQTTTESNIDQLTKLKMLHDQGVITDEEFEIQKNKLLR; from the coding sequence TTGTTTAACCCTTTTAAGCCTTTCCTGGCAGCATATATTAATTATCTTAATTTTATCCCTTCTTATTTCATTCCCACGTTTGTTGCTTTCAGTAGAAAAAAAGCAAATACCGGAGCCATCTTCGCATTAAATTTATTTCTGGGTTGGGCACTGGTCGGCTGGGTAGGAGCATTGATCTGGGCGTTATCCAACGAAAAAAGTAATCAGCAGACAACGACTGAAAGTAATATCGATCAACTGACCAAATTAAAAATGCTTCATGATCAGGGTGTAATTACCGATGAAGAATTTGAAATTCAAAAAAATAAATTAT
- a CDS encoding head GIN domain-containing protein — MKSQTIFIFSAFLLLASCEKHDRNSRENEKSNWVEKVVSKDNGPMRERTVTGDFDEIEVSQAIDAEVIKSDVEKVVISAPENIIDEVLVDNNGGELHIHYKPGIRVMNSHNVSAKIYTKDFSKLNANSAAKITVRDRFVQDKMEVEVSSSAAVSGDLEANDFDISIDSSGSFDGKIWAVDLDVDASSGASIDLSGKSKNAEVNASSGSSISAKDVLVQNLKAESSSGASVDISASSSIQAEASSGGSISIYKKGNVTKIKKEESSGGSVSIQ, encoded by the coding sequence ATGAAATCGCAAACTATTTTTATTTTTTCAGCCTTTTTATTGCTGGCCTCATGTGAAAAGCACGACAGAAACAGCCGTGAGAATGAAAAAAGCAATTGGGTGGAGAAAGTGGTCAGCAAAGACAACGGGCCCATGAGAGAAAGAACTGTGACAGGAGATTTTGATGAAATTGAAGTTTCCCAGGCCATAGATGCAGAAGTTATCAAATCGGATGTGGAAAAAGTGGTGATCTCCGCTCCCGAAAATATTATAGATGAGGTTTTGGTGGATAACAACGGCGGTGAACTTCATATTCATTACAAGCCGGGGATTAGGGTAATGAACAGCCATAATGTTTCCGCAAAAATTTATACCAAAGATTTCTCGAAGCTCAATGCCAATTCTGCAGCTAAGATTACCGTTAGAGACCGATTTGTACAGGATAAAATGGAAGTGGAAGTATCAAGCTCTGCAGCTGTTTCCGGCGATCTGGAAGCCAATGATTTTGATATTTCTATCGACAGCAGCGGAAGTTTCGACGGTAAAATCTGGGCGGTGGATCTCGATGTGGATGCTTCATCAGGGGCAAGCATCGATTTATCCGGAAAATCCAAAAATGCTGAAGTAAATGCCTCTTCGGGAAGTAGTATTTCTGCAAAAGATGTACTGGTACAAAATCTGAAAGCAGAATCTTCCAGCGGAGCAAGCGTAGACATCAGCGCATCTTCCTCTATCCAGGCAGAAGCCTCTTCCGGCGGAAGTATCAGCATTTATAAAAAAGGAAATGTAACCAAAATCAAAAAAGAAGAGAGCAGTGGCGGAAGTGTAAGCATTCAGTAA
- a CDS encoding SPW repeat protein: MISSKTHAVLDYVVGILLIAAPWLFGFADNTAATTVPVLLGASTLVYSLFTDYEYGLAKMLPYKAHLTIDFIAGTLLLVSPWLFGFSDRVYLPHVILGAFELLAVMMSRKSTSLVHRPKQI; the protein is encoded by the coding sequence ATGATTTCATCAAAAACACATGCTGTGCTGGATTATGTGGTCGGCATCCTGCTGATCGCTGCTCCGTGGCTTTTTGGATTTGCCGATAATACCGCAGCTACTACCGTTCCTGTATTATTAGGAGCTTCAACGCTGGTCTATAGCCTCTTCACAGACTATGAATACGGCCTGGCCAAAATGCTGCCGTACAAGGCACATCTTACAATTGACTTTATTGCCGGAACACTCCTTCTGGTTTCACCGTGGCTGTTCGGTTTCAGCGACCGGGTTTATCTGCCTCACGTTATTTTGGGAGCTTTTGAACTATTGGCCGTTATGATGTCCAGAAAATCAACTTCTCTGGTTCACAGACCCAAACAGATCTGA